Proteins from a single region of Pseudomonas quebecensis:
- a CDS encoding CoA transferase subunit A has product MAEILALRDAVKQFVNDGDTVALEGFTHLIPTAAGHEIIRQGKKDLTLVRMTPDLIYDQLIGAGCARKLIFSWGGNPGVGSLHRLRDAVEKQWPQPLEIEEHSHADLANAYVAGASGLPFAVLRAYAGSDLPKVNPLIKSVTCPFTGEVLAAVPSVRPDVTVIHAQKADRKGNVLLWGILGVQKEAALAAKRCIVTVEEIVDDLNAPMNSCVLPTWALSAVCHVPGGAHPSYAQGYNERDNRFYQAWDPIARDRGTFTAWIDDYIRGTADFTEFQAKLAAAQEAKQ; this is encoded by the coding sequence ATGGCTGAAATCCTCGCGCTGCGTGATGCGGTAAAGCAATTCGTCAATGACGGCGATACCGTCGCATTGGAAGGCTTTACCCACCTCATACCTACGGCAGCGGGTCATGAAATCATCCGTCAAGGCAAGAAAGACCTGACGCTGGTCCGCATGACGCCCGACCTGATCTACGACCAGTTGATCGGTGCCGGTTGCGCCCGCAAGCTGATTTTTTCCTGGGGCGGCAACCCCGGCGTAGGTTCCTTGCATCGTCTGCGCGACGCGGTCGAGAAGCAGTGGCCGCAGCCGTTGGAAATCGAAGAACACAGCCACGCCGACCTGGCCAATGCCTACGTTGCTGGCGCCTCCGGCCTACCCTTTGCGGTGCTGCGTGCTTACGCCGGTTCCGACTTGCCCAAGGTCAATCCACTGATCAAGAGCGTGACGTGCCCGTTCACTGGCGAAGTGCTGGCGGCCGTGCCGTCGGTGCGCCCGGATGTCACGGTGATTCACGCGCAGAAGGCCGACCGCAAGGGCAACGTACTGCTCTGGGGCATTCTCGGTGTGCAGAAAGAAGCCGCGCTGGCCGCCAAGCGTTGCATCGTCACCGTGGAAGAAATTGTCGACGACCTGAATGCGCCGATGAACAGCTGCGTGCTGCCCACCTGGGCCCTGAGCGCGGTATGCCATGTGCCCGGCGGCGCGCACCCGTCCTACGCCCAAGGCTACAACGAACGGGATAACCGCTTCTATCAGGCGTGGGACCCAATCGCTCGCGACCGTGGGACGTTTACTGCGTGGATCGACGACTACATCCGCGGCACTGCCGATTTCACTGAGTTCCAGGCCAAACTGGCCGCCGCCCAGGAGGCCAAGCAATGA